A genomic region of Pelotomaculum isophthalicicum JI contains the following coding sequences:
- a CDS encoding ATP-grasp domain-containing protein — MTADNKKTIIVIGAGLLSIKNIETAKKMGYKVIVTDMNPNAIGFKYADIPILLSTRDIDGHVREAKELSNNHNIVGVFTAGADVEVTVAHTARALGLIGVSPEVANKCNDKLLMRQELAKANVPGPKFAKVNDKKDALRFIKEVGYPVIIKPLDNCGSRGVRVISNDTELDSSIEFSKELGVCEKESLLIEEFLEGPTQTVEMLVCDGKYHLCSIIDTFHDYFPYRVEVAHVNPTILSKDLQNELFMLARRASEVIGIDVGAAKVDTIISGKEGPVVMEMTSRLSGGFHCQYTTPLAHGTNNIKAAIDIAVGNPIKYADIVPSKNRHARCQALFPQPGKVVSINGVEKAKMVPGVEEIFVLVNEGDLVPEYRSSADRVCFVITSGASYEEALRVAKQAKSLINIETIR; from the coding sequence ATGACAGCTGATAATAAGAAAACCATAATTGTGATAGGAGCAGGGTTGTTATCCATTAAGAATATTGAGACTGCCAAAAAGATGGGATATAAAGTTATCGTAACTGATATGAATCCAAATGCTATTGGCTTTAAATATGCTGATATACCTATTTTATTAAGTACAAGAGATATTGACGGTCATGTAAGGGAGGCAAAAGAATTAAGTAATAATCATAATATTGTTGGTGTTTTCACGGCCGGTGCAGATGTTGAGGTTACAGTGGCTCATACTGCAAGAGCTTTGGGACTTATTGGTGTATCCCCTGAAGTTGCTAATAAGTGCAATGATAAATTATTAATGAGGCAAGAATTAGCTAAAGCAAATGTACCTGGACCAAAATTTGCTAAAGTGAATGATAAAAAGGATGCTCTTAGATTTATTAAGGAAGTGGGTTACCCTGTAATTATTAAGCCACTTGATAATTGCGGTTCAAGAGGCGTGAGGGTTATTAGTAACGATACCGAATTGGATTCTTCTATTGAGTTTTCAAAAGAGCTTGGTGTCTGTGAAAAAGAAAGTCTACTTATTGAAGAGTTTCTGGAAGGGCCAACGCAAACGGTTGAAATGCTTGTTTGTGATGGGAAGTACCATTTATGTAGCATAATAGATACCTTTCATGATTATTTTCCTTATAGAGTTGAAGTGGCTCATGTGAATCCCACTATATTATCTAAAGATCTTCAGAATGAATTATTTATGTTGGCAAGAAGAGCTTCCGAAGTGATCGGAATAGATGTTGGTGCAGCAAAGGTTGATACAATTATTTCCGGCAAGGAAGGACCTGTAGTCATGGAGATGACCTCACGGTTAAGTGGTGGTTTTCATTGCCAATATACTACACCTTTGGCGCATGGTACTAATAATATTAAAGCAGCTATTGATATTGCCGTTGGAAATCCAATTAAATATGCTGATATCGTTCCCAGCAAAAACAGGCATGCTCGTTGTCAAGCACTTTTCCCTCAGCCAGGAAAAGTGGTGTCAATTAACGGGGTAGAGAAAGCGAAAATGGTACCAGGGGTAGAAGAGATATTTGTTTTAGTAAATGAAGGTGATTTAGTGCCGGAATATAGGAGTTCAGCCGATAGAGTATGTTTTGTTATCACAAGCGGAGCTTCATATGAGGAAGCGTTAAGAGTTGCCAAACAAGCAAAGAGCCTGATTAATATTGAAACCATCCGTTAA
- a CDS encoding NAD-dependent epimerase/dehydratase family protein — translation MKPSVKQFGFRILLVKQLNLESGGYMNIIVTGSAGFIGSQLTEKFLVDGHKVTGIDAFRDYYPKKIKLKNLRKSTTYPLFTFIEKDLTMIPNPELIDLLTSADVVVHLAAQAGVRASWGANFDIYLRDNILATQKLLEAAKGCNLKKFIYASSSSIYGNINTFPVSEDTLPNPFSPYGVTKLAGEKMCLLYWLNYGVPVVCLRYFTVYGPRQRPDMGIYKFIKSLLNDNQIIVYGDGNQTRDFTYVDDILQANYLAIQGLSGNIYNIGGSQQVTVNELIFLLERFIGKRAKIKYTEKQKGDVNSTSADITKARQELGYKPLTDIEKGLNAQIRWMQEGV, via the coding sequence TTGAAACCATCCGTTAAGCAATTTGGGTTTCGAATATTACTGGTAAAACAGCTTAACTTAGAGAGCGGTGGATATATGAATATTATTGTCACTGGTAGTGCCGGTTTTATAGGATCACAGTTGACAGAAAAATTTTTAGTTGATGGCCACAAAGTAACAGGTATCGATGCTTTTCGCGATTATTATCCGAAGAAAATTAAATTAAAAAATTTACGTAAGTCTACGACCTATCCTTTGTTTACCTTTATAGAAAAAGATTTGACAATGATTCCAAATCCAGAATTAATAGATTTATTAACCTCGGCGGATGTAGTTGTTCATCTGGCTGCCCAAGCTGGTGTTCGGGCTAGTTGGGGAGCGAATTTTGATATCTATCTGCGGGATAACATTTTAGCTACACAAAAGCTATTGGAGGCGGCTAAGGGCTGTAATTTGAAGAAGTTTATTTATGCATCTTCTTCCTCAATATATGGAAATATTAATACTTTTCCTGTTTCTGAGGATACACTTCCCAACCCATTTTCCCCATATGGTGTGACTAAGCTGGCAGGAGAAAAGATGTGCCTGTTGTATTGGCTGAATTATGGGGTTCCTGTGGTTTGCCTTCGTTATTTTACCGTCTATGGACCCCGACAGCGCCCTGATATGGGTATTTATAAATTTATCAAATCGCTATTGAATGATAATCAGATTATAGTTTATGGTGACGGTAATCAAACTAGGGACTTCACCTACGTAGACGATATTTTACAGGCTAATTATTTGGCTATACAAGGTTTATCTGGGAATATTTATAATATAGGCGGTTCTCAGCAAGTAACTGTTAATGAGCTAATTTTCCTTCTTGAGAGATTTATTGGAAAGAGAGCAAAAATAAAATATACTGAGAAGCAGAAAGGTGACGTTAATAGCACATCAGCGGATATTACAAAAGCAAGGCAGGAATTGGGTTATAAACCCTTAACCGATATTGAAAAGGGCCTTAACGCTCAAATAAGGTGGATGCAAGAGGGTGTTTAA